In the genome of Paenibacillus sp. GP183, the window GCTATGTTCCGCAGACGCATCACCAGCAGGTGCTGGATGCCCTGTTCGCCGCCGGAGCCGGCTCGATCGGGCCCTACAGCAACTGCAGCTTCAGCTCCCCCGGTACCGGCACATTCCTTCCGCAGGAAGGAACGCACCCGTTTATCGGGGAGCCGGGCCAGCTGGAACGCGTACAGGAGGTACGCGTCGAAACGATCGTGCCTGAAAGCTTGCAGCGCAAAGCTGTTCAGGCCATGATCAAGGCCCACCCCTACGAGGAGGTGGCCTATGACCTGTACCCGCTGGAGCAGGCGGGTCGGGTTCACGGGCTCGGCCGCGTCGGCAAGCTGCCGGCCGCCGTCACTCTGCGCGAGCTGGCCGAGCTCGCGAAGAGTGCCTTCGACGTGCCCGCGGTGCGCGTCGTCGGCGATTTGGAACGGCCCATCCGCAAGGTGGCCGTTCTGGGGGGATCAGGCGGGCGCTATGTGCGCCACGCCATCTTTGCCGGCGCCGATGTGCTCGTCACCGGCGACATCGATTACCACACCGCGCACGATGCGGACGCGGCGGGGATTGCTCTGCTCGACGTGGGACATAACGTCGAGAAGATCTTGAAGCGCGGCGTAGCGGCATACCTTGCCGCGCAGCTCGCGAACACTGCAACGCAGGTGCTGGCGTCGCAGGTGGATACGGAGCCGTTTAAGTTTCTATAACGGCTGATTTCTTGCCGGCGCCATCCTATGGAAAAGAGTTGCGGTTGAATTCCTTAGCAAATCGCTGTATACTAGCAGTTGCATTGGAAAGTTTGACAGACAATCGCTGGCTGAGGATTACTCCGAGGCGAGAGGAAAGTCCGGGCTCCAAAGGGCAGGGTGCTGGATAATGTCCAGTCGGCGCGAGCTGAAGGATAGTGCCACAGAAATGGACCGCCGATGGCACCGCCGTCTAACGACAGCGGATGTCGCAGCCTTAAGGCTGTGACCGCACAGGCAAGGATGGAACCGTGGTGTAAGAGACCACGAGGATGTAAGGTGACTTATGTCCTGGTAAACCCCACTTGGAGCAAGACCTAGAGGGACGCAGGCCGCTCTTGAGCGGCAGCCTTTGCCCGAGGCGCGTTCGGG includes:
- a CDS encoding Nif3-like dinuclear metal center hexameric protein translates to MLAKGQTVIQIFEQFSPKHLAVHDDKIGLQLGTLQKDIRKVLITLDVTCAVVEEAIQEQVDLIIAHHAIIYRPLSHLQTDTPAGRLYERLIKHDIAVYIAHTNLDVAEGGVNDMMAEALGLFDLSYLEAVYTDKLKKLVCYVPQTHHQQVLDALFAAGAGSIGPYSNCSFSSPGTGTFLPQEGTHPFIGEPGQLERVQEVRVETIVPESLQRKAVQAMIKAHPYEEVAYDLYPLEQAGRVHGLGRVGKLPAAVTLRELAELAKSAFDVPAVRVVGDLERPIRKVAVLGGSGGRYVRHAIFAGADVLVTGDIDYHTAHDADAAGIALLDVGHNVEKILKRGVAAYLAAQLANTATQVLASQVDTEPFKFL